Proteins from one Mycolicibacter virginiensis genomic window:
- a CDS encoding ferredoxin, translating into MKVTVDQDICASSGQCVGFASRVFDQRDEDGVVVLLDDSPPQELADAVHQAAQVCPSGAIKIVEE; encoded by the coding sequence ATGAAAGTGACCGTCGACCAAGACATCTGCGCGTCCTCGGGGCAGTGCGTGGGGTTTGCGTCCCGGGTGTTCGACCAGCGTGATGAGGACGGTGTCGTCGTCCTGCTCGATGATTCCCCGCCGCAGGAGTTGGCCGACGCCGTGCACCAGGCGGCCCAAGTCTGTCCGTCCGGAGCCATCAAGATCGTCGAGGAGTGA
- a CDS encoding TetR/AcrR family transcriptional regulator — translation MTTADRAVRAERASSTREAILTAAERLFAEHGVFAVSNRQVSEAAGQGNNAAVGYHFGTKTDLVREIERRHRVPVERLREEMVSDASDSTELRHWVSCLVRPLTDHLAALGNPTWYARFAAQVMADPAYHNIVVKDALSSPSLVQVVDGINTCLPDLPLRVHQARNVMARNLLMHTCAEHERALASGASASASWTEAGSDLIDAIVGLWLAPVTGAQGGPQ, via the coding sequence GTGACCACCGCTGATCGGGCCGTGCGGGCTGAACGAGCCAGCAGCACGCGGGAAGCGATCCTGACCGCGGCCGAACGGCTGTTCGCCGAACACGGGGTATTCGCGGTCTCCAACCGGCAGGTCAGCGAAGCCGCCGGACAGGGCAACAACGCCGCCGTCGGATACCACTTCGGCACCAAGACCGACCTGGTCCGCGAGATCGAGCGCCGCCACCGAGTGCCGGTCGAGCGGCTGCGCGAAGAGATGGTGTCGGACGCGTCGGATTCCACCGAACTGCGCCACTGGGTGTCCTGCCTGGTCCGTCCACTCACCGATCACCTTGCCGCGCTAGGCAATCCGACCTGGTATGCGCGATTTGCTGCGCAGGTGATGGCCGATCCGGCCTACCACAACATCGTCGTCAAGGACGCGCTGAGTTCGCCGTCGCTGGTGCAGGTCGTCGATGGCATCAACACCTGCCTGCCGGATCTTCCACTGCGGGTCCACCAGGCCCGCAACGTGATGGCCCGAAACCTGTTGATGCACACCTGCGCCGAACACGAGCGCGCGCTGGCATCTGGAGCGTCGGCATCCGCCAGCTGGACCGAAGCCGGATCCGACCTGATCGACGCAATCGTGGGTCTGTGGCTCGCTCCGGTCACCGGAGCTCAGGGAGGCCCGCAATGA
- a CDS encoding SDR family NAD(P)-dependent oxidoreductase, with the protein MGNELTGKVAIVTGGASGIGRGIAERFLAEGARVVIADMDRERGEALAGQLGAEAIFRVADVSDPAQVGALVESAVEMFGGLDIMVNNAGVSGTMHNRFLDDDLADFHRIMAVNVLGVMAGTRDAARYMSKAGGGSILNLTSIGGIQAGGGVMTYRASKAAVIQFTKSAAIELAHYDIRVNAIAPGNVPTPFVASSAAANLDPEDLERYEAAIRETMRADRPLKREGTAADVAEAALYLAGERSRYVTGVVLPVDGGTVAGKAIRRRSKPADAAKN; encoded by the coding sequence ATGGGCAACGAATTGACCGGCAAGGTGGCAATCGTCACCGGAGGTGCATCGGGTATCGGCCGCGGGATCGCCGAGCGATTCCTCGCCGAGGGAGCGCGCGTCGTCATCGCCGACATGGATCGCGAACGCGGCGAAGCGCTCGCGGGCCAACTCGGTGCGGAGGCGATCTTCCGGGTCGCCGATGTCTCTGACCCGGCCCAAGTGGGCGCCCTGGTCGAATCGGCCGTCGAGATGTTCGGCGGACTGGACATCATGGTCAACAACGCCGGGGTCTCGGGCACCATGCACAACAGGTTTCTCGACGACGACCTGGCTGACTTTCACCGCATCATGGCGGTCAACGTGCTCGGTGTGATGGCCGGTACTCGCGACGCCGCCCGGTACATGTCCAAAGCCGGCGGCGGGTCGATCCTCAATCTGACCTCGATCGGCGGGATTCAGGCCGGCGGCGGGGTGATGACCTACCGCGCGTCGAAAGCCGCGGTCATCCAGTTCACCAAATCCGCGGCGATTGAGCTGGCCCACTACGACATCCGGGTCAATGCCATTGCGCCCGGCAACGTTCCGACGCCGTTCGTGGCGTCGTCGGCGGCGGCGAACCTGGATCCGGAGGACCTGGAACGGTACGAAGCGGCGATTCGCGAGACGATGCGGGCCGACCGGCCGCTGAAGCGGGAGGGGACCGCGGCTGACGTCGCCGAAGCTGCGCTCTACCTCGCCGGTGAGCGCTCCCGGTACGTGACGGGCGTGGTGCTGCCGGTGGACGGCGGAACCGTCGCAGGCAAGGCGATCCGTCGCCGCAGCAAGCCGGCGGATGCCGCAAAAAATTAA
- a CDS encoding nuclear transport factor 2 family protein: MTGPVSTDDRLEIAALLYRYARAVDTKDWTLYRSVFTEEAVIDYSSAGAICGTRDEVADWLATGFASIPMSMHYITNIEILDHTADSALARAMFYNPMQLPGMTGLSHCGGYYHHELVRTGGGWRSAHLREENVWFTNSPGRHQVG, translated from the coding sequence ATGACAGGCCCCGTCTCGACCGACGACCGGCTGGAGATCGCCGCGCTGCTCTACCGCTACGCCCGAGCCGTGGACACCAAGGACTGGACGCTGTATCGGTCGGTGTTCACCGAAGAGGCCGTCATCGACTACTCATCAGCGGGCGCGATCTGCGGCACGCGTGACGAAGTCGCCGACTGGTTGGCGACCGGTTTTGCGTCGATTCCGATGTCGATGCACTACATCACCAACATCGAGATCCTGGATCACACTGCCGATTCCGCGCTCGCACGGGCGATGTTCTACAACCCCATGCAGCTGCCCGGAATGACGGGCTTGAGCCACTGCGGTGGCTACTACCACCACGAGCTGGTCCGCACCGGCGGCGGTTGGCGTAGCGCACATCTGCGCGAGGAGAACGTCTGGTTCACCAATTCCCCGGGCCGCCACCAGGTCGGTTGA